In Planktothrix serta PCC 8927, a single window of DNA contains:
- the devC gene encoding ABC transporter permease DevC, producing MIGFIQRLTNRTPLGWLQLSHDKARMLVALSGIAFADVLIFMQLGFQTALYDSNTRLHKHLDADIFIISPQARNLVNLSTLPRRRLYQAMDVPGVKSAEPLYVNFSDWKNPKTGKKTAILVIGFDPRQSAFNLPEVQQNLDVIKLADQVLFDRASRGDYQEVIAKVDQGGIVSTELEKRTLKIAGLFKVGASFAADGTLITSDRNFLRLFPRRKPGGISAGLVKIEPGYDVEKVATDLQNYLPKDVKVLTNEQFLAFEKDYWSKNTAIGFVFSLGTAMGFVVGVIIVYQVLATDVADHTPEYATFKAMGFRNAYLLGIVFEEAIILAIMGFIPGATISLGLYRLTRQATNLPLYMTLFRAIQVLVLTIIMCMLSGAIATRKLQAADPADIF from the coding sequence ATGATTGGATTTATACAACGATTAACGAACAGAACACCGTTAGGATGGTTGCAATTAAGTCATGATAAAGCCCGAATGTTAGTGGCTTTATCAGGAATTGCTTTTGCGGATGTTTTAATCTTTATGCAATTGGGATTTCAAACGGCATTATATGATAGTAATACTCGCTTGCATAAACATTTGGATGCGGATATTTTTATTATTAGTCCCCAAGCGAGAAATTTAGTGAATTTATCAACCTTACCCCGACGGCGTTTATATCAAGCAATGGATGTTCCAGGGGTGAAATCCGCAGAACCTTTATATGTTAATTTTTCGGATTGGAAAAACCCGAAAACGGGTAAAAAAACAGCGATTTTAGTCATCGGATTTGATCCGCGTCAGTCGGCTTTTAATTTACCGGAAGTTCAACAAAATTTAGACGTGATTAAATTAGCGGATCAGGTGTTATTTGATCGAGCTTCGAGAGGAGATTATCAAGAAGTTATTGCTAAAGTTGATCAAGGTGGAATTGTTAGTACGGAATTAGAAAAACGCACGCTTAAAATTGCGGGATTATTTAAAGTGGGGGCTTCTTTTGCGGCGGATGGTACATTAATCACGAGCGATCGCAATTTTTTACGATTATTTCCCCGAAGAAAACCGGGCGGAATTAGTGCTGGACTGGTTAAAATTGAACCCGGTTATGATGTTGAAAAAGTTGCAACAGACCTACAAAATTATTTACCCAAAGATGTAAAAGTCTTAACCAATGAACAATTTTTAGCCTTTGAAAAGGATTATTGGTCAAAGAATACGGCTATTGGATTTGTGTTTAGTTTAGGGACAGCAATGGGGTTTGTTGTCGGGGTGATTATTGTTTATCAAGTTCTGGCTACGGATGTCGCTGATCATACCCCAGAATATGCTACTTTTAAAGCAATGGGATTTAGAAATGCCTATTTATTAGGGATTGTTTTTGAAGAAGCAATTATTTTAGCAATTATGGGATTTATCCCCGGTGCTACGATTTCTTTAGGCTTATATCGGTTAACCCGACAAGCTACAAATTTACCGTTATATATGACCTTATTTCGAGCAATTCAAGTGTTAGTTTTAACGATTATTATGTGTATGTTATCCGGTGCGATCGCTACTCGTAAATTACAAGCCGCCGATCCCGCCGATATCTTTTGA
- a CDS encoding GNAT family N-acetyltransferase produces the protein MDIFLETKRLILRQFTELDADFLWNLDNDPRVMKYINGGHPTPKEVIQTQTLPRFMGYYSRYSYFGVWAVVEKATGELIGWVHFFPAIDHPFAVALNLVQPDEIALGYRLIYNSWGKGYATEACQILIDKGFLEWGVKRVIAWALVANQGSIRVMEKLGLTLEKQFRFSEHQLPYFNFEERQAVKYSRGG, from the coding sequence ATGGATATTTTTTTAGAAACAAAACGGTTAATTTTACGGCAGTTTACTGAACTGGATGCAGATTTTTTATGGAATTTAGATAACGACCCCAGGGTGATGAAATATATTAACGGGGGACATCCCACACCCAAAGAAGTAATTCAGACTCAAACATTACCGAGATTTATGGGATATTATAGCAGATATTCATATTTTGGGGTTTGGGCTGTTGTTGAAAAAGCAACGGGAGAGTTAATCGGTTGGGTACATTTTTTTCCAGCGATTGATCATCCTTTTGCAGTCGCGTTAAATCTAGTACAACCTGATGAAATTGCGTTAGGATATCGGTTAATTTATAATAGTTGGGGGAAAGGTTACGCAACGGAAGCTTGTCAAATTTTAATCGATAAAGGTTTTTTAGAATGGGGAGTAAAACGAGTTATTGCTTGGGCATTAGTGGCTAATCAAGGTTCAATTCGAGTGATGGAAAAGCTAGGATTAACTTTAGAAAAACAGTTTAGATTTAGTGAACATCAACTCCCCTATTTTAACTTTGAAGAACGTCAAGCTGTTAAATATAGTCGGGGTGGGTAA
- a CDS encoding NUDIX hydrolase: MTKPGSEPPIMLQNRLFYRGRKFNFDVNTLRLPNGVEGDWECIRHPGGALVVPVTSEGKLVLVKQYRFAVEGRTLEFPAGTVEPHEDPAETIKREIEEETGYRAHRWQKLGQFILAPGYSDEIIYAFLAQDLEKLETPPEQDDDEDIDTILMTPQELEQAILDGEPVDAKTISSFLLAKPHLQF, translated from the coding sequence ATGACAAAACCCGGGTCTGAACCGCCAATTATGTTACAAAATCGTCTGTTTTATCGAGGACGAAAATTCAATTTTGATGTCAATACTTTACGTCTTCCCAATGGAGTAGAAGGAGACTGGGAATGTATTCGTCATCCGGGTGGAGCCTTAGTTGTTCCCGTAACTTCAGAGGGAAAATTAGTCTTAGTTAAACAATATCGGTTTGCGGTGGAAGGACGTACCTTAGAATTTCCGGCTGGAACTGTTGAACCCCATGAAGATCCCGCCGAAACTATTAAGCGAGAAATCGAAGAAGAAACCGGATATCGTGCCCATCGGTGGCAAAAACTAGGGCAATTTATATTAGCACCAGGTTATTCCGATGAAATCATTTATGCGTTTTTAGCCCAAGATTTAGAGAAATTAGAAACACCCCCCGAACAGGATGATGATGAAGATATTGATACCATTTTAATGACTCCTCAAGAACTAGAACAAGCCATTTTAGACGGTGAACCAGTGGATGCTAAAACAATTTCTAGTTTTCTATTAGCTAAACCTCATTTGCAATTTTAA
- the folK gene encoding 2-amino-4-hydroxy-6-hydroxymethyldihydropteridine diphosphokinase, translating into MKFTPVAIGLGSNLGDSKTLVETALDLLNHTPYIQVKTCSSWYQTAPIGPPQPDYINGCAILDVQLKPDTLLETLLAVETQLGRVRRERWGPRTLDLDLLLFDDLIWETSTLEIPHPRMRERAFVLVPLAEIAPNWVDPVTGKTINQLLKTIDYSGIQKL; encoded by the coding sequence ATGAAATTCACGCCCGTTGCGATCGGATTAGGGAGTAATTTAGGAGACTCTAAAACGCTAGTTGAAACCGCATTAGATCTTCTGAATCATACTCCCTATATTCAAGTAAAAACCTGTTCCAGTTGGTATCAAACCGCCCCGATCGGCCCCCCGCAACCCGATTATATTAATGGTTGTGCTATTCTGGATGTTCAACTCAAACCGGATACTCTATTAGAGACCCTGTTAGCCGTTGAAACCCAATTAGGACGAGTTCGACGAGAACGTTGGGGGCCAAGAACCCTTGACCTAGATCTACTTTTGTTCGATGATTTAATCTGGGAAACATCAACCCTAGAAATTCCCCATCCTCGGATGAGAGAACGAGCATTTGTATTAGTTCCCCTAGCAGAAATTGCCCCGAATTGGGTTGATCCTGTCACCGGAAAAACCATCAATCAACTGTTGAAAACTATCGATTATTCAGGCATTCAAAAACTTTGA
- a CDS encoding calcium-binding protein, with the protein MNEFQAHRIRENNSTNIVFNLFNSNPSSNHQPEIAITFNPDKDILSPIPQGREGETNSTNTSLLSTRLIPRPLDGVVEPPTPVIPQPQPPVTPPIPTLPPSPSPTPTTPTPTTPTPTPTTPTPTTPTPTTPTPTTPTPTTPTPTTPTPTTPTTPTTPTTPTTPTPTPVTASLVQGSEGNDILSGTERQDLVAGLGGDDSILGFQGDDSLNGNSGNDIIYGGQNNDTLVGEGGNDFLQGNKGDDFINGGVDNDTLYGGVNNDTLLGEDGRDLIFGDTGDDSVDGGLRSDTLYGGQDNDTLSGGEDDDFGYGGQGQDSVEGGQGNDFLLGDQQNDIVAGSKGNDSLYGGQGDDTLTGGTENDFLSGDKENDILIGVDPNSVPAGFVEIDTLSGGIGNDTFVLGDSTQTYYVNGAGSEIGFVDYALILNFNPSEDVLLLGPGNYLAAGGPDGLPEGTAIYLLTGEQTELIAILDGIVDFQFDTNIGLPGSPIQFAGGSTEGT; encoded by the coding sequence ATGAACGAATTCCAAGCCCACCGTATTCGAGAAAATAATAGCACAAATATTGTATTTAACCTGTTTAACTCTAACCCTTCCTCTAATCACCAACCCGAAATTGCCATCACCTTCAACCCGGACAAAGACATCCTCTCTCCTATTCCCCAAGGTAGGGAGGGAGAAACGAATTCTACCAATACATCTCTATTGTCCACTCGACTAATTCCCAGACCTTTAGACGGGGTTGTTGAACCTCCTACCCCAGTTATTCCTCAACCTCAACCCCCTGTAACTCCCCCCATTCCCACCCTCCCCCCGTCTCCTTCGCCCACCCCAACAACTCCCACTCCCACAACTCCTACTCCCACCCCCACAACTCCAACGCCAACAACTCCAACTCCCACAACCCCAACTCCCACAACCCCAACTCCCACAACTCCAACTCCCACAACTCCAACTCCCACAACTCCGACAACTCCCACAACCCCGACAACTCCCACAACTCCCACACCTACCCCAGTAACAGCGTCCCTAGTTCAGGGAAGCGAGGGGAATGATATTCTATCAGGAACCGAGAGACAAGATTTAGTCGCAGGTTTAGGCGGGGATGACAGTATTTTAGGATTTCAAGGGGATGACTCCCTGAATGGAAATAGCGGGAATGACATTATTTATGGGGGTCAAAATAACGACACCCTGGTTGGGGAAGGCGGAAACGACTTTCTACAAGGGAATAAAGGCGATGATTTTATTAATGGTGGCGTGGATAACGATACCCTCTATGGTGGGGTTAATAATGACACTTTATTGGGTGAGGATGGTCGAGATCTGATTTTTGGTGATACCGGGGATGACAGTGTTGATGGCGGACTCCGCAGCGATACCCTATATGGCGGACAAGATAATGACACCCTATCGGGGGGAGAGGATGATGATTTTGGCTATGGGGGCCAAGGTCAAGATTCCGTTGAGGGGGGTCAGGGGAATGATTTTCTGCTAGGAGATCAGCAAAATGATATTGTCGCTGGTTCCAAAGGTAATGATAGCCTTTATGGAGGTCAAGGAGATGATACCCTAACAGGGGGAACAGAAAATGACTTCCTCAGTGGTGATAAAGAGAATGATATTCTGATTGGCGTTGACCCTAATTCTGTACCTGCTGGATTTGTTGAAATTGATACTTTGAGTGGAGGTATTGGCAATGATACCTTTGTTTTGGGGGATAGCACTCAAACCTATTATGTTAATGGCGCCGGAAGTGAAATTGGATTTGTTGATTATGCTTTGATTCTCAATTTTAATCCTAGCGAAGATGTGCTACTTTTAGGCCCTGGTAATTATTTAGCCGCCGGAGGGCCAGATGGTTTACCAGAAGGAACTGCGATCTATTTGTTAACTGGAGAACAAACCGAATTAATTGCAATTCTTGATGGGATTGTTGATTTTCAATTTGATACGAATATTGGTCTACCGGGTAGTCCGATTCAATTTGCTGGGGGGAGCACAGAAGGAACATAA
- a CDS encoding ABC exporter membrane fusion protein has translation MVREATVGKLSAPKFPKPGILIAATTLAMTGLMAYTFWRYRPTPAEPVAIPESIAPEIKTVTALGWLEPQGEIIKLSAPQSNQGSRVDQLLVKEGDWVEAGKAIAVLDSRDRLQAALEQAKTEVEVAQARLEQVQAGAKQGDIQAQKARFQGNQAELEGQIITQKASIATLEAQLRGERSAQEATLDRIQAELNNAETNCQRYETLYRDGAVSAQDRDSQCLQAETSRKRLQEAQANLNETVTSRREQIREAQANLSRTIATVDQQIAEASATLTAVAEVRPVDVQLAKSELTKAQAAVKQAEANLEQAYVRSPQAGRVIDVNTHAGELISNEGILELGQTEQMYAVAEIYDSDIPKIHSGQTATIAADALPQALKGTVEEVGLRVKKQSALDIDPTTNIDARVIEVRVKLDETSSKKAASLTNLQVKVTIQN, from the coding sequence ATGGTGCGCGAAGCGACAGTTGGTAAACTTTCAGCCCCGAAATTTCCTAAACCGGGGATTCTCATTGCTGCAACTACCCTAGCCATGACGGGTTTAATGGCTTATACCTTCTGGCGATATCGGCCCACTCCCGCCGAACCCGTAGCCATACCGGAAAGCATCGCCCCAGAAATCAAAACGGTGACGGCGTTGGGTTGGTTAGAGCCCCAAGGGGAGATTATTAAACTGTCAGCGCCCCAGTCCAACCAAGGGAGTCGGGTGGATCAATTATTGGTGAAAGAGGGAGACTGGGTAGAGGCGGGAAAAGCGATCGCTGTGTTGGATAGTCGAGATCGACTCCAAGCCGCCCTAGAACAAGCAAAAACTGAAGTGGAAGTCGCCCAAGCCCGTTTAGAGCAAGTTCAAGCCGGGGCGAAACAGGGGGATATTCAAGCTCAAAAAGCCCGATTTCAGGGCAACCAAGCGGAGTTAGAGGGGCAAATTATTACTCAAAAAGCCTCCATTGCCACCTTAGAAGCTCAACTGCGGGGAGAACGTAGCGCCCAAGAAGCCACCCTAGACCGCATTCAAGCGGAACTCAACAACGCCGAAACTAACTGTCAACGCTACGAAACCTTATATCGAGATGGGGCTGTGTCTGCCCAAGATCGGGATAGTCAATGTTTGCAAGCTGAAACCAGTCGCAAACGCTTACAGGAAGCCCAAGCTAACCTCAATGAAACCGTTACTAGCCGTCGAGAACAAATTCGAGAAGCTCAAGCCAACCTCAGCCGTACTATTGCCACCGTTGACCAACAAATTGCTGAAGCTTCGGCGACGTTAACGGCCGTTGCAGAAGTTCGTCCGGTGGATGTGCAATTAGCCAAAAGTGAGTTAACCAAGGCCCAAGCTGCTGTTAAACAAGCGGAAGCCAATTTAGAACAAGCTTATGTGCGATCGCCCCAAGCGGGACGGGTGATCGACGTCAATACCCACGCCGGAGAACTCATTTCTAATGAAGGTATTCTGGAATTGGGACAAACCGAACAAATGTATGCCGTTGCTGAAATTTATGATAGCGATATTCCTAAAATACATTCGGGACAAACCGCAACTATTGCCGCCGATGCGTTACCCCAAGCGTTAAAAGGGACTGTTGAAGAAGTTGGGTTAAGAGTCAAAAAACAAAGTGCTTTAGATATTGATCCGACGACAAATATTGATGCCAGAGTCATCGAAGTTCGCGTTAAATTAGATGAAACTTCTAGCAAAAAAGCGGCTAGTTTAACTAATTTACAAGTTAAAGTTACCATTCAAAATTGA
- a CDS encoding FAD-binding domain-containing protein, translated as MSEDLILFWHRRDLRINDNLGLTNASQSSSKVVGLFCLDPNILNRDDIAPVRVTYMIGCLQYLQEQYQKLGSQLLILQGNPQEIIPKLARELNAKAVYFNLDIEPFARERDRTVSEALNSIGIITKTTWDQLLHAPDQISTQSQQPYKVYTPFWRNWSIKPKAKPKSTVSQTLINLTETEQELAQTMGVISLPSAQELGFIWENPLILEPGEIAAQERLEEFCDRALYEYDEQRNFPAIDGTSQLSAPLKFGVISIRNVWEKTVEAMENSRSDEGRKQIQSWQQELAWREFYQHALYHFPELELGPYREPFKSFPWNNNEQHFQAWCEGKTGYPIVDAAMRQLNESGWMHNRCRMIVANFLTKDLIINWQWGEKYFMQTLIDGDLASNNGGWQWSASSGMDTKPLRIFNPASQAQKFDPEAEYIRQWLPELRSLEIEQLVTGKISSRDRQSCDYPEPIVDHNQQQRLFKQLYQAQKL; from the coding sequence ATGTCTGAAGATTTAATTTTATTTTGGCATCGACGGGATTTAAGAATCAATGATAATTTAGGACTGACAAACGCTTCTCAATCTAGTTCTAAAGTTGTCGGTCTATTCTGTTTAGATCCCAATATTTTAAACCGAGATGATATTGCCCCTGTAAGGGTAACATACATGATCGGCTGTTTGCAATATCTTCAAGAACAATATCAAAAACTAGGGAGTCAATTATTAATATTACAAGGAAACCCTCAAGAAATTATTCCTAAATTAGCCAGAGAATTAAATGCTAAAGCTGTTTACTTTAATTTAGATATTGAACCCTTTGCTAGAGAACGCGATCGCACTGTGTCAGAAGCGTTAAATTCTATAGGAATAATTACAAAAACCACTTGGGATCAGTTACTTCATGCTCCTGATCAAATTTCAACCCAATCTCAACAACCCTATAAAGTTTATACTCCGTTTTGGCGAAATTGGAGTATTAAACCCAAAGCCAAACCTAAATCTACTGTCTCTCAAACTTTAATCAATTTAACAGAAACAGAACAAGAATTAGCCCAAACAATGGGTGTAATTTCTTTACCTTCTGCTCAAGAATTAGGCTTTATTTGGGAAAATCCCTTAATCTTAGAACCGGGAGAAATAGCCGCCCAAGAACGCCTAGAGGAATTTTGCGATCGCGCCTTATATGAATATGATGAACAGCGAAATTTTCCGGCTATTGATGGCACTTCTCAACTCAGTGCCCCCTTAAAATTTGGAGTAATTAGTATTAGAAACGTTTGGGAAAAAACCGTTGAAGCGATGGAAAATTCTCGCAGCGATGAAGGTAGAAAGCAAATTCAATCTTGGCAACAGGAACTCGCATGGCGAGAATTTTATCAACACGCTTTATATCATTTTCCAGAATTAGAATTAGGGCCGTATCGAGAACCCTTTAAAAGCTTTCCTTGGAACAATAATGAACAACATTTTCAAGCCTGGTGTGAAGGCAAAACAGGTTATCCGATTGTTGATGCAGCAATGCGACAATTAAACGAAAGCGGATGGATGCACAACCGTTGTCGAATGATTGTTGCTAATTTTTTGACTAAGGATTTAATTATTAATTGGCAGTGGGGAGAAAAATACTTTATGCAAACCTTAATAGATGGAGATTTAGCCTCTAATAATGGGGGATGGCAATGGAGTGCTTCCAGTGGGATGGATACGAAACCTTTAAGGATTTTTAACCCCGCCAGTCAAGCCCAAAAATTCGATCCAGAAGCCGAATATATTCGCCAATGGTTGCCAGAATTAAGAAGTTTAGAAATCGAACAATTAGTCACTGGAAAAATATCATCCCGCGATCGCCAATCCTGCGATTATCCTGAACCTATTGTTGATCATAATCAACAGCAACGCCTGTTTAAACAACTCTATCAAGCCCAAAAACTTTAA
- a CDS encoding glycoside hydrolase family 10 protein: MSRENFYFYLFFKRLKGYIQSFINLKRIKNFAFCGVVIAIFLLINFQQLWSQSLPNSSEIRGVWLTNIDSDVLYSSQQLTSGLKRLKSLNFNTLYPTIWQGGYTLYPSSVAQQVFGVSIDPNPGLKNRDVLQEVVTQGHQQGFTVIPWFEFGLMAPAHSKLAQQHPDWRTQKQDGSLIKKEGVEERVWLNPFHPEVQQFILDLIAEIVKNYDIDGIQFDDHFGLPAEFGYDDYTVKLYQQEHNGQSPSSDFYETYWVRWRADKINQLMKRTFETIKSINPNCIVSLSPNPLHFSLPAYLQDWFTWERKGWIEELVLQIYRPDLNRFITELERSEVTLAKDHIPVAIGILSGLKNRPTSLEIIEQQIAEIRQRNFAGVSFFFYESLWKWSEESEQERQRKLQILFPTSVIRPIIERLIDTGG; this comes from the coding sequence ATGAGTCGTGAAAATTTCTATTTTTACCTATTTTTTAAAAGATTAAAAGGTTATATTCAATCTTTTATCAATCTGAAACGGATTAAAAATTTTGCTTTCTGTGGTGTAGTCATTGCTATTTTTTTATTAATTAATTTTCAGCAATTGTGGAGTCAGAGTTTACCAAATTCCTCAGAAATTCGTGGAGTTTGGTTGACTAATATTGATAGCGATGTTTTATATTCTTCCCAGCAGTTAACCTCTGGATTAAAACGTTTAAAATCTCTGAATTTTAATACCCTGTATCCGACTATTTGGCAAGGAGGTTATACTCTCTATCCGAGTTCTGTTGCTCAACAGGTTTTTGGAGTCTCTATTGATCCTAACCCCGGATTAAAAAACAGAGATGTTTTGCAAGAAGTTGTGACTCAAGGACATCAACAGGGTTTCACTGTTATTCCTTGGTTTGAATTTGGGTTGATGGCACCTGCTCATTCTAAATTAGCACAACAACATCCTGATTGGAGAACTCAGAAACAAGACGGTAGCTTGATTAAAAAAGAAGGGGTTGAAGAACGGGTTTGGTTAAATCCTTTTCATCCTGAAGTCCAACAATTTATTTTAGATTTAATTGCCGAAATTGTTAAAAATTATGATATTGATGGCATTCAATTTGATGATCATTTTGGCTTACCTGCGGAATTTGGCTATGATGATTATACCGTAAAATTATATCAACAGGAACATAACGGACAATCTCCTTCTTCAGATTTCTATGAGACTTATTGGGTGCGATGGAGGGCGGATAAAATTAATCAATTGATGAAAAGAACCTTTGAAACGATTAAATCAATTAACCCTAATTGTATTGTCTCTTTATCCCCAAATCCTTTACATTTTTCCTTACCTGCTTATTTACAGGATTGGTTTACTTGGGAACGAAAAGGATGGATAGAAGAACTGGTTTTACAAATTTATCGTCCTGATTTGAATCGATTTATCACGGAGTTAGAACGTTCGGAAGTGACTTTAGCTAAAGATCATATTCCTGTAGCCATTGGAATTTTAAGCGGGTTAAAAAATCGTCCAACTTCCCTAGAAATTATAGAACAACAAATCGCAGAAATCCGCCAGCGAAACTTTGCAGGGGTGTCTTTCTTTTTTTATGAAAGTTTATGGAAATGGTCAGAAGAATCGGAACAAGAACGTCAACGGAAATTACAAATTTTATTTCCTACTTCTGTTATTCGCCCCATTATAGAGAGACTTATTGATACTGGAGGGTAG
- a CDS encoding DevA family ABC transporter ATP-binding protein translates to MQTQIQDIKDSTKCNAAIAIQNLDHYFGKGQLQKQVLYDINLEISIGEIVIMTGPSGSGKTTLLTLIGALRSVQSGSLNILGRELLGASAGELVKARRNTGYIFQAHNLHRSLTTLQNVQMGLEVQGKFSRSEMQQKATAMLEKVGLGDRLNYYPDNLSGGQKQRVAIARALVSHPPIVLADEPTAALDSHSGRDVVNLMQTLAKEQGCTILIVTHDNRILDVADRIIHMEDGALVTNSELTPNNKLKSNT, encoded by the coding sequence ATGCAAACTCAAATCCAAGATATCAAAGATTCCACAAAATGCAATGCTGCGATCGCCATTCAAAATTTAGATCATTATTTTGGTAAAGGGCAATTGCAGAAACAAGTGTTATATGATATTAACTTAGAAATTAGCATTGGTGAAATTGTGATTATGACTGGCCCCTCTGGTTCAGGAAAAACCACGTTATTAACCTTAATTGGAGCCTTACGTTCTGTACAGTCTGGAAGTTTAAATATATTAGGACGAGAACTTTTAGGTGCTAGTGCAGGAGAGTTAGTTAAAGCCAGACGAAATACGGGTTATATTTTCCAAGCTCATAATTTACATCGGAGCTTAACGACCTTACAAAATGTGCAGATGGGGTTAGAAGTTCAGGGGAAATTTTCTCGTTCAGAAATGCAGCAAAAAGCCACTGCAATGTTAGAAAAAGTTGGGTTAGGAGATCGCTTAAATTATTATCCTGATAATCTTTCTGGAGGACAAAAACAACGAGTTGCGATCGCCCGTGCATTAGTCAGTCATCCCCCCATTGTATTAGCAGATGAACCTACGGCTGCTCTTGATAGTCATTCAGGGAGAGATGTGGTTAATTTAATGCAAACCTTAGCCAAAGAACAGGGTTGTACTATCTTAATTGTTACCCATGATAATCGAATTTTAGATGTTGCTGATCGGATTATTCACATGGAAGATGGCGCATTAGTTACTAATTCCGAACTGACACCCAATAATAAGTTGAAATCAAACACTTAA
- a CDS encoding PIN domain-containing protein, with the protein MMLTQKPIIVDTNILFSALLRENSRFNELLLTSEYAFFVCELVFVELFKRKEKIIQLSHLTEEEIIQIYYILLKRLHLYKEDLITLEYRRIAYELCQGVDVSDTPHVALTLQLDGLLWTGDKKLKLGLKNKGFEQFFELK; encoded by the coding sequence ATGATGTTAACTCAAAAGCCGATTATTGTTGATACCAATATATTGTTTTCTGCATTACTGAGGGAAAATTCTCGTTTCAATGAATTATTGCTAACTTCAGAGTATGCGTTTTTTGTCTGCGAACTTGTATTTGTAGAACTCTTTAAGCGCAAGGAAAAAATTATTCAACTTAGTCATTTAACCGAAGAAGAAATTATTCAAATCTATTATATTTTGCTAAAACGTCTTCATCTCTATAAAGAAGATTTAATTACTTTAGAATATCGTAGAATAGCTTACGAACTATGCCAAGGTGTTGATGTGAGTGATACCCCTCATGTAGCATTAACGCTGCAATTGGATGGATTATTATGGACTGGAGATAAAAAATTAAAACTAGGCTTAAAAAATAAAGGATTTGAACAATTTTTTGAACTCAAATAA
- a CDS encoding type II toxin-antitoxin system HicB family antitoxin, translated as MNQYSMIIQWSDEDQLFLVTIPEFADKVVMPCTHGKTREEAIHNGEEVIEMYLEAWQVEGEIIPQAMTLQTA; from the coding sequence ATGAATCAATACAGTATGATCATTCAATGGTCTGATGAAGATCAACTTTTTCTGGTAACAATCCCAGAGTTTGCCGACAAAGTTGTTATGCCTTGCACTCATGGTAAAACTCGTGAGGAAGCTATTCATAATGGTGAAGAAGTGATTGAAATGTATTTGGAAGCTTGGCAAGTAGAAGGCGAAATTATCCCTCAAGCCATGACGCTTCAAACTGCTTAA